One stretch of Manis pentadactyla isolate mManPen7 chromosome 10, mManPen7.hap1, whole genome shotgun sequence DNA includes these proteins:
- the DENND6B gene encoding protein DENND6B isoform X12 gives MWWTQGGRPSKGLSGGSSLCPEGHSTDQLVYPSDFRLTDKEAALGTLSSASASVSVEGRGAPGTPVTDAMTGGPPHRCRQVKDGSVKRGYFQKSLVLVSRLPFVRLFQTLLSLIAPEYFDKLAPCLEAVCSEIDQWPAPMPGQTLSLPVMGVILQVCIPSREDKPECSPLKQCSHEHLLPAPVILTSVHELDLFRCFQPVLTHVQMLWELMLLGEPLVVLAPSPAASSEMVLALTSCLQPLRFCCDYRPYFTIHDSEFKEFSTRTQAPPNVVLGVTNPFFIKTLQHWPHILRVGEPKMSGDLPKQVKLKKPSRLKTLDTKPGLYTAYTAHLHRDKALLKRLLKGLQKKRPWDAQAALLRRRLLELTQSFLLPLEQYMASLMPLQKSITPWKAPPQIRPFCRDDFLHSLEHRGSQLTCTLKGDWLGLYRRFLHSPHFDGWYRQQHREMAHKLEALHLEAICEAQNIETWMKDKSEVEVVDLVLKLQEKLVRAQGHQLPVKEATLQRARLYIKMVISSLPKDLQAILGPP, from the exons ATGTGGTGGACGCAGGGAGGGAGGCCTTCCAAAGGCCTGTCAGGAGGGTCTTCTCTATGCCCTGAGGGCCACAGCACAGACCAG CTGGTGTACCCAAGTGACTTCCGGCTCACAGACAAAGAG gctGCCTTGGGGACACTCAGTTCAGCTTCCGCATCCGTCAGTGTGGAAGGCAGAGGGGCCCCTGGCACGCCAGTGACAGATGCTATGACAGGGGGGCCCCCGCATCGCTGCAG GCAGGTGAAGGACGGCTCCGTGAAGAGGGGCTACTTCCAGAAG TCTCTGGTGCTGGTGTCCCGCCTGCCCTTTGTACGGCTGTTCCAGACGCTACTGAGCCTGATCGCCCCCGAGTACTTTGACAAGCTGGCTCCCTGCCTGGAAGCAG TATGCAGTGAGATTGACCAGTGGCCAGCCCCTATGCCTGGGCAGACCCTGAGCCTGCCTGTGATGGGAGTCATCCTCCAG GTATGCATCCCATCCAGGGAGGACAAGCCTGAATGCAGCCCTCTGAAGCAGTGCAGCCACGAG cacctgctgccagccccagtgATCCTCACTAGTGTCCACGAGCTGGACCTGTTCAG GTGCTTCCAGCCTGTGCTGACGCACGTGCAGATGCTGTGGGAGCTCATGCTCCTTGGAGAGCCCCTGGTGGTCCTGGCGCCCTCGCCAGCCGCCTCCTCGGAGATGGTGCTGGCCTTGACTAG CTGCCTGCAGCCCCTCAGGTTCTGCTGTGACTACCGCCCCTACTTCACCATCCATGACAGCGAGTTCAAGGAATTCTCAACGCGCACACAGGCCCC aCCAAACGTGGTCCTGGGAGTCACGAACCCTTTCTTTATCAAAACACTCCAGCATTGGCCCCACATCCTCCGTGTCGGGGAGCCCAAGATGTCAG GGGACCTTCCTAAGCAGGTTAAGCTGAAAAAGCCTTCGAGGCTGAAGACTCTCGACACCAAACCAG GCCTCTACACCGCCTACACGGCTCACCTCCATCGGGACAAGGCGCTGCTCAAGCGGCTGCTCAAG GGCCTGCAGAAGAAGCGGCCCTGGGATGCGCAGGCTGCCCTGCTGAGGCGGCGCCTCTTGGAGCTCACACAGAGCTTCCTCCTCCCCCTG GAGCAGTACATGGCCAGCCTCATGCCCCTTCAGAAGAGCATCACACCCTGGAAG GCTCCTCCCCAGATCCGCCCCTTTTGCCGGGATGATTTCCTGCACAGCCTGGAGCACAGAGGGTCCCAGCTCACCTGCACCCTCAAGGGCGACTGGCTGGGCCTCTACAG GCGGTTTCTCCATTCCCCCCATTTTGACGGCTGGTACCGGCAGCAGCACAGAGAGATGGCCCATAAGCTGGAGGCCTTGCACCTTGAGGCCATCTGTGAGGCG CAGAACATTGAGACCTGGATGAAGGACAAATCTGAGGTGGAGGTCGTGGACCTGGTCCTGAAACTTCAGGAGAAGCTG GTGCGGGCACAGGGTCACCAGCTCCCCGTGAAGGAGGCAACACTGCAGCGGGCACGGCTGTACATCAAGATGGTCATCAGCTCCCTGCCCAAGGACCTGCAGGCCATCCTGGGCCCTCCTTAA
- the DENND6B gene encoding protein DENND6B isoform X8 translates to MWWTQGGRPSKGLSGGSSLCPEGHSTDQLVYPSDFRLTDKEKSSICYLSFPDSHSGCLGDTQFSFRIRQCGRQRGPWHASDRCYDRGAPASLQRELAHYFGYVYFRQVKDGSVKRGYFQKSLVLVSRLPFVRLFQTLLSLIAPEYFDKLAPCLEAVCSEIDQWPAPMPGQTLSLPVMGVILQVCIPSREDKPECSPLKQCSHEHLLPAPVILTSVHELDLFRCFQPVLTHVQMLWELMLLGEPLVVLAPSPAASSEMVLALTSCLQPLRFCCDYRPYFTIHDSEFKEFSTRTQAPPNVVLGVTNPFFIKTLQHWPHILRVGEPKMSGDLPKQVKLKKPSRLKTLDTKPGLYTAYTAHLHRDKALLKRLLKGLQKKRPWDAQAALLRRRLLELTQSFLLPLEQYMASLMPLQKSITPWKAPPQIRPFCRDDFLHSLEHRGSQLTCTLKGDWLGLYRRFLHSPHFDGWYRQQHREMAHKLEALHLEAICEAQNIETWMKDKSEVEVVDLVLKLQEKLVRAQGHQLPVKEATLQRARLYIKMVISSLPKDLQAILGPP, encoded by the exons ATGTGGTGGACGCAGGGAGGGAGGCCTTCCAAAGGCCTGTCAGGAGGGTCTTCTCTATGCCCTGAGGGCCACAGCACAGACCAG CTGGTGTACCCAAGTGACTTCCGGCTCACAGACAAAGAG AAAAGCAGCATCTGCTACCTGTCCTTTCCTGACTCCCATTCAG gctGCCTTGGGGACACTCAGTTCAGCTTCCGCATCCGTCAGTGTGGAAGGCAGAGGGGCCCCTGGCACGCCAGTGACAGATGCTATGACAGGGGGGCCCCCGCATCGCTGCAG AGGGAGCTGGCACACTACTTTGGCTACGTGTACTTCAGGCAGGTGAAGGACGGCTCCGTGAAGAGGGGCTACTTCCAGAAG TCTCTGGTGCTGGTGTCCCGCCTGCCCTTTGTACGGCTGTTCCAGACGCTACTGAGCCTGATCGCCCCCGAGTACTTTGACAAGCTGGCTCCCTGCCTGGAAGCAG TATGCAGTGAGATTGACCAGTGGCCAGCCCCTATGCCTGGGCAGACCCTGAGCCTGCCTGTGATGGGAGTCATCCTCCAG GTATGCATCCCATCCAGGGAGGACAAGCCTGAATGCAGCCCTCTGAAGCAGTGCAGCCACGAG cacctgctgccagccccagtgATCCTCACTAGTGTCCACGAGCTGGACCTGTTCAG GTGCTTCCAGCCTGTGCTGACGCACGTGCAGATGCTGTGGGAGCTCATGCTCCTTGGAGAGCCCCTGGTGGTCCTGGCGCCCTCGCCAGCCGCCTCCTCGGAGATGGTGCTGGCCTTGACTAG CTGCCTGCAGCCCCTCAGGTTCTGCTGTGACTACCGCCCCTACTTCACCATCCATGACAGCGAGTTCAAGGAATTCTCAACGCGCACACAGGCCCC aCCAAACGTGGTCCTGGGAGTCACGAACCCTTTCTTTATCAAAACACTCCAGCATTGGCCCCACATCCTCCGTGTCGGGGAGCCCAAGATGTCAG GGGACCTTCCTAAGCAGGTTAAGCTGAAAAAGCCTTCGAGGCTGAAGACTCTCGACACCAAACCAG GCCTCTACACCGCCTACACGGCTCACCTCCATCGGGACAAGGCGCTGCTCAAGCGGCTGCTCAAG GGCCTGCAGAAGAAGCGGCCCTGGGATGCGCAGGCTGCCCTGCTGAGGCGGCGCCTCTTGGAGCTCACACAGAGCTTCCTCCTCCCCCTG GAGCAGTACATGGCCAGCCTCATGCCCCTTCAGAAGAGCATCACACCCTGGAAG GCTCCTCCCCAGATCCGCCCCTTTTGCCGGGATGATTTCCTGCACAGCCTGGAGCACAGAGGGTCCCAGCTCACCTGCACCCTCAAGGGCGACTGGCTGGGCCTCTACAG GCGGTTTCTCCATTCCCCCCATTTTGACGGCTGGTACCGGCAGCAGCACAGAGAGATGGCCCATAAGCTGGAGGCCTTGCACCTTGAGGCCATCTGTGAGGCG CAGAACATTGAGACCTGGATGAAGGACAAATCTGAGGTGGAGGTCGTGGACCTGGTCCTGAAACTTCAGGAGAAGCTG GTGCGGGCACAGGGTCACCAGCTCCCCGTGAAGGAGGCAACACTGCAGCGGGCACGGCTGTACATCAAGATGGTCATCAGCTCCCTGCCCAAGGACCTGCAGGCCATCCTGGGCCCTCCTTAA
- the DENND6B gene encoding protein DENND6B isoform X1 — MQENPLWPGTCTSACGLQSRACLLHQSGPGVPSLCFHWLSTPRGYRAHPAGHPHWIPPTQSPLRGSCCSWCTQVTSGSQTKRKAASATCPFLTPIQAALGTLSSASASVSVEGRGAPGTPVTDAMTGGPPHRCRQVKDGSVKRGYFQKSLVLVSRLPFVRLFQTLLSLIAPEYFDKLAPCLEAVCSEIDQWPAPMPGQTLSLPVMGVILQVCIPSREDKPECSPLKQCSHEHLLPAPVILTSVHELDLFRCFQPVLTHVQMLWELMLLGEPLVVLAPSPAASSEMVLALTSCLQPLRFCCDYRPYFTIHDSEFKEFSTRTQAPPNVVLGVTNPFFIKTLQHWPHILRVGEPKMSGDLPKQVKLKKPSRLKTLDTKPGLYTAYTAHLHRDKALLKRLLKGLQKKRPWDAQAALLRRRLLELTQSFLLPLEQYMASLMPLQKSITPWKAPPQIRPFCRDDFLHSLEHRGSQLTCTLKGDWLGLYRRFLHSPHFDGWYRQQHREMAHKLEALHLEAICEAQNIETWMKDKSEVEVVDLVLKLQEKLVRAQGHQLPVKEATLQRARLYIKMVISSLPKDLQAILGPP, encoded by the exons ATGCAAGAAAATCCACTCTGGCCAGGCACCTGCACCTCGGCCTGTGGCCTCCAGAGCAGGGCCTGCCTCCTGCACCAGTCAGGGCCTGGGGTGCCAAGCCTGTGCTTTCACTGGCTCTCCACTCCCAGAGGATATAGGGCTCATCCAGCTGGTCACCCTCACTGGATACCACCAACTCAGAGCCCTCTTCGGGGCTCATGCTGCAG CTGGTGTACCCAAGTGACTTCCGGCTCACAGACAAAGAG AAAAGCAGCATCTGCTACCTGTCCTTTCCTGACTCCCATTCAG gctGCCTTGGGGACACTCAGTTCAGCTTCCGCATCCGTCAGTGTGGAAGGCAGAGGGGCCCCTGGCACGCCAGTGACAGATGCTATGACAGGGGGGCCCCCGCATCGCTGCAG GCAGGTGAAGGACGGCTCCGTGAAGAGGGGCTACTTCCAGAAG TCTCTGGTGCTGGTGTCCCGCCTGCCCTTTGTACGGCTGTTCCAGACGCTACTGAGCCTGATCGCCCCCGAGTACTTTGACAAGCTGGCTCCCTGCCTGGAAGCAG TATGCAGTGAGATTGACCAGTGGCCAGCCCCTATGCCTGGGCAGACCCTGAGCCTGCCTGTGATGGGAGTCATCCTCCAG GTATGCATCCCATCCAGGGAGGACAAGCCTGAATGCAGCCCTCTGAAGCAGTGCAGCCACGAG cacctgctgccagccccagtgATCCTCACTAGTGTCCACGAGCTGGACCTGTTCAG GTGCTTCCAGCCTGTGCTGACGCACGTGCAGATGCTGTGGGAGCTCATGCTCCTTGGAGAGCCCCTGGTGGTCCTGGCGCCCTCGCCAGCCGCCTCCTCGGAGATGGTGCTGGCCTTGACTAG CTGCCTGCAGCCCCTCAGGTTCTGCTGTGACTACCGCCCCTACTTCACCATCCATGACAGCGAGTTCAAGGAATTCTCAACGCGCACACAGGCCCC aCCAAACGTGGTCCTGGGAGTCACGAACCCTTTCTTTATCAAAACACTCCAGCATTGGCCCCACATCCTCCGTGTCGGGGAGCCCAAGATGTCAG GGGACCTTCCTAAGCAGGTTAAGCTGAAAAAGCCTTCGAGGCTGAAGACTCTCGACACCAAACCAG GCCTCTACACCGCCTACACGGCTCACCTCCATCGGGACAAGGCGCTGCTCAAGCGGCTGCTCAAG GGCCTGCAGAAGAAGCGGCCCTGGGATGCGCAGGCTGCCCTGCTGAGGCGGCGCCTCTTGGAGCTCACACAGAGCTTCCTCCTCCCCCTG GAGCAGTACATGGCCAGCCTCATGCCCCTTCAGAAGAGCATCACACCCTGGAAG GCTCCTCCCCAGATCCGCCCCTTTTGCCGGGATGATTTCCTGCACAGCCTGGAGCACAGAGGGTCCCAGCTCACCTGCACCCTCAAGGGCGACTGGCTGGGCCTCTACAG GCGGTTTCTCCATTCCCCCCATTTTGACGGCTGGTACCGGCAGCAGCACAGAGAGATGGCCCATAAGCTGGAGGCCTTGCACCTTGAGGCCATCTGTGAGGCG CAGAACATTGAGACCTGGATGAAGGACAAATCTGAGGTGGAGGTCGTGGACCTGGTCCTGAAACTTCAGGAGAAGCTG GTGCGGGCACAGGGTCACCAGCTCCCCGTGAAGGAGGCAACACTGCAGCGGGCACGGCTGTACATCAAGATGGTCATCAGCTCCCTGCCCAAGGACCTGCAGGCCATCCTGGGCCCTCCTTAA
- the DENND6B gene encoding protein DENND6B isoform X2: protein MQENPLWPGTCTSACGLQSRACLLHQSGPGVPSLCFHWLSTPRGYRAHPAGHPHWIPPTQSPLRGSCCSWCTQVTSGSQTKRKAASATCPFLTPIQAALGTLSSASASVSVEGRGAPGTPVTDAMTGGPPHRCRQVKDGSVKRGYFQKSLVLVSRLPFVRLFQTLLSLIAPEYFDKLAPCLEAVCSEIDQWPAPMPGQTLSLPVMGVILQVCIPSREDKPECSPLKQCSHEHLLPAPVILTSVHELDLFRCFQPVLTHVQMLWELMLLGEPLVVLAPSPAASSEMVLALTSCLQPLRFCCDYRPYFTIHDSEFKEFSTRTQAPPNVVLGVTNPFFIKTLQHWPHILRVGEPKMSGDLPKQVKLKKPSRLKTLDTKPGLYTAYTAHLHRDKALLKRLLKGLQKKRPWDAQAALLRRRLLELTQSFLLPLEQYMASLMPLQKSITPWKAPPQIRPFCRDDFLHSLEHRGSQLTCTLKGDWLGLYRRFLHSPHFDGWYRQQHREMAHKLEALHLEAICEANIETWMKDKSEVEVVDLVLKLQEKLVRAQGHQLPVKEATLQRARLYIKMVISSLPKDLQAILGPP, encoded by the exons ATGCAAGAAAATCCACTCTGGCCAGGCACCTGCACCTCGGCCTGTGGCCTCCAGAGCAGGGCCTGCCTCCTGCACCAGTCAGGGCCTGGGGTGCCAAGCCTGTGCTTTCACTGGCTCTCCACTCCCAGAGGATATAGGGCTCATCCAGCTGGTCACCCTCACTGGATACCACCAACTCAGAGCCCTCTTCGGGGCTCATGCTGCAG CTGGTGTACCCAAGTGACTTCCGGCTCACAGACAAAGAG AAAAGCAGCATCTGCTACCTGTCCTTTCCTGACTCCCATTCAG gctGCCTTGGGGACACTCAGTTCAGCTTCCGCATCCGTCAGTGTGGAAGGCAGAGGGGCCCCTGGCACGCCAGTGACAGATGCTATGACAGGGGGGCCCCCGCATCGCTGCAG GCAGGTGAAGGACGGCTCCGTGAAGAGGGGCTACTTCCAGAAG TCTCTGGTGCTGGTGTCCCGCCTGCCCTTTGTACGGCTGTTCCAGACGCTACTGAGCCTGATCGCCCCCGAGTACTTTGACAAGCTGGCTCCCTGCCTGGAAGCAG TATGCAGTGAGATTGACCAGTGGCCAGCCCCTATGCCTGGGCAGACCCTGAGCCTGCCTGTGATGGGAGTCATCCTCCAG GTATGCATCCCATCCAGGGAGGACAAGCCTGAATGCAGCCCTCTGAAGCAGTGCAGCCACGAG cacctgctgccagccccagtgATCCTCACTAGTGTCCACGAGCTGGACCTGTTCAG GTGCTTCCAGCCTGTGCTGACGCACGTGCAGATGCTGTGGGAGCTCATGCTCCTTGGAGAGCCCCTGGTGGTCCTGGCGCCCTCGCCAGCCGCCTCCTCGGAGATGGTGCTGGCCTTGACTAG CTGCCTGCAGCCCCTCAGGTTCTGCTGTGACTACCGCCCCTACTTCACCATCCATGACAGCGAGTTCAAGGAATTCTCAACGCGCACACAGGCCCC aCCAAACGTGGTCCTGGGAGTCACGAACCCTTTCTTTATCAAAACACTCCAGCATTGGCCCCACATCCTCCGTGTCGGGGAGCCCAAGATGTCAG GGGACCTTCCTAAGCAGGTTAAGCTGAAAAAGCCTTCGAGGCTGAAGACTCTCGACACCAAACCAG GCCTCTACACCGCCTACACGGCTCACCTCCATCGGGACAAGGCGCTGCTCAAGCGGCTGCTCAAG GGCCTGCAGAAGAAGCGGCCCTGGGATGCGCAGGCTGCCCTGCTGAGGCGGCGCCTCTTGGAGCTCACACAGAGCTTCCTCCTCCCCCTG GAGCAGTACATGGCCAGCCTCATGCCCCTTCAGAAGAGCATCACACCCTGGAAG GCTCCTCCCCAGATCCGCCCCTTTTGCCGGGATGATTTCCTGCACAGCCTGGAGCACAGAGGGTCCCAGCTCACCTGCACCCTCAAGGGCGACTGGCTGGGCCTCTACAG GCGGTTTCTCCATTCCCCCCATTTTGACGGCTGGTACCGGCAGCAGCACAGAGAGATGGCCCATAAGCTGGAGGCCTTGCACCTTGAGGCCATCTGTGAGGCG AACATTGAGACCTGGATGAAGGACAAATCTGAGGTGGAGGTCGTGGACCTGGTCCTGAAACTTCAGGAGAAGCTG GTGCGGGCACAGGGTCACCAGCTCCCCGTGAAGGAGGCAACACTGCAGCGGGCACGGCTGTACATCAAGATGGTCATCAGCTCCCTGCCCAAGGACCTGCAGGCCATCCTGGGCCCTCCTTAA
- the DENND6B gene encoding protein DENND6B isoform X7 yields the protein MQENPLWPGTCTSACGLQSRACLLHQSGPGVPSLCFHWLSTPRGYRAHPAGHPHWIPPTQSPLRGSCCSWCTQVTSGSQTKRKAASATCPFLTPIQAALGTLSSASASVSVEGRGAPGTPVTDAMTGGPPHRCRQVKDGSVKRGYFQKSLVLVSRLPFVRLFQTLLSLIAPEYFDKLAPCLEAVCSEIDQWPAPMPGQTLSLPVMGVILQVCIPSREDKPECSPLKQCSHEHLLPAPVILTSVHELDLFRCFQPVLTHVQMLWELMLLGEPLVVLAPSPAASSEMVLALTSCLQPLRFCCDYRPYFTIHDSEFKEFSTRTQAPPNVVLGVTNPFFIKTLQHWPHILRVGEPKMSGDLPKQVKLKKPSRLKTLDTKPGLYTAYTAHLHRDKALLKRLLKGLQKKRPWDAQAALLRRRLLELTQSFLLPLEQYMASLMPLQKSITPWKSTPQLLPLAAHRRFLHSPHFDGWYRQQHREMAHKLEALHLEAICEAQNIETWMKDKSEVEVVDLVLKLQEKLVRAQGHQLPVKEATLQRARLYIKMVISSLPKDLQAILGPP from the exons ATGCAAGAAAATCCACTCTGGCCAGGCACCTGCACCTCGGCCTGTGGCCTCCAGAGCAGGGCCTGCCTCCTGCACCAGTCAGGGCCTGGGGTGCCAAGCCTGTGCTTTCACTGGCTCTCCACTCCCAGAGGATATAGGGCTCATCCAGCTGGTCACCCTCACTGGATACCACCAACTCAGAGCCCTCTTCGGGGCTCATGCTGCAG CTGGTGTACCCAAGTGACTTCCGGCTCACAGACAAAGAG AAAAGCAGCATCTGCTACCTGTCCTTTCCTGACTCCCATTCAG gctGCCTTGGGGACACTCAGTTCAGCTTCCGCATCCGTCAGTGTGGAAGGCAGAGGGGCCCCTGGCACGCCAGTGACAGATGCTATGACAGGGGGGCCCCCGCATCGCTGCAG GCAGGTGAAGGACGGCTCCGTGAAGAGGGGCTACTTCCAGAAG TCTCTGGTGCTGGTGTCCCGCCTGCCCTTTGTACGGCTGTTCCAGACGCTACTGAGCCTGATCGCCCCCGAGTACTTTGACAAGCTGGCTCCCTGCCTGGAAGCAG TATGCAGTGAGATTGACCAGTGGCCAGCCCCTATGCCTGGGCAGACCCTGAGCCTGCCTGTGATGGGAGTCATCCTCCAG GTATGCATCCCATCCAGGGAGGACAAGCCTGAATGCAGCCCTCTGAAGCAGTGCAGCCACGAG cacctgctgccagccccagtgATCCTCACTAGTGTCCACGAGCTGGACCTGTTCAG GTGCTTCCAGCCTGTGCTGACGCACGTGCAGATGCTGTGGGAGCTCATGCTCCTTGGAGAGCCCCTGGTGGTCCTGGCGCCCTCGCCAGCCGCCTCCTCGGAGATGGTGCTGGCCTTGACTAG CTGCCTGCAGCCCCTCAGGTTCTGCTGTGACTACCGCCCCTACTTCACCATCCATGACAGCGAGTTCAAGGAATTCTCAACGCGCACACAGGCCCC aCCAAACGTGGTCCTGGGAGTCACGAACCCTTTCTTTATCAAAACACTCCAGCATTGGCCCCACATCCTCCGTGTCGGGGAGCCCAAGATGTCAG GGGACCTTCCTAAGCAGGTTAAGCTGAAAAAGCCTTCGAGGCTGAAGACTCTCGACACCAAACCAG GCCTCTACACCGCCTACACGGCTCACCTCCATCGGGACAAGGCGCTGCTCAAGCGGCTGCTCAAG GGCCTGCAGAAGAAGCGGCCCTGGGATGCGCAGGCTGCCCTGCTGAGGCGGCGCCTCTTGGAGCTCACACAGAGCTTCCTCCTCCCCCTG GAGCAGTACATGGCCAGCCTCATGCCCCTTCAGAAGAGCATCACACCCTGGAAG TCAACTCCACAGCTGCTGCCCCTTGCTGCCCACAGGCGGTTTCTCCATTCCCCCCATTTTGACGGCTGGTACCGGCAGCAGCACAGAGAGATGGCCCATAAGCTGGAGGCCTTGCACCTTGAGGCCATCTGTGAGGCG CAGAACATTGAGACCTGGATGAAGGACAAATCTGAGGTGGAGGTCGTGGACCTGGTCCTGAAACTTCAGGAGAAGCTG GTGCGGGCACAGGGTCACCAGCTCCCCGTGAAGGAGGCAACACTGCAGCGGGCACGGCTGTACATCAAGATGGTCATCAGCTCCCTGCCCAAGGACCTGCAGGCCATCCTGGGCCCTCCTTAA
- the DENND6B gene encoding protein DENND6B isoform X13, protein MLQLVYPSDFRLTDKEAALGTLSSASASVSVEGRGAPGTPVTDAMTGGPPHRCRQVKDGSVKRGYFQKSLVLVSRLPFVRLFQTLLSLIAPEYFDKLAPCLEAVCSEIDQWPAPMPGQTLSLPVMGVILQVCIPSREDKPECSPLKQCSHEHLLPAPVILTSVHELDLFRCFQPVLTHVQMLWELMLLGEPLVVLAPSPAASSEMVLALTSCLQPLRFCCDYRPYFTIHDSEFKEFSTRTQAPPNVVLGVTNPFFIKTLQHWPHILRVGEPKMSGDLPKQVKLKKPSRLKTLDTKPGLYTAYTAHLHRDKALLKRLLKGLQKKRPWDAQAALLRRRLLELTQSFLLPLEQYMASLMPLQKSITPWKAPPQIRPFCRDDFLHSLEHRGSQLTCTLKGDWLGLYRRFLHSPHFDGWYRQQHREMAHKLEALHLEAICEAQNIETWMKDKSEVEVVDLVLKLQEKLVRAQGHQLPVKEATLQRARLYIKMVISSLPKDLQAILGPP, encoded by the exons ATGCTGCAG CTGGTGTACCCAAGTGACTTCCGGCTCACAGACAAAGAG gctGCCTTGGGGACACTCAGTTCAGCTTCCGCATCCGTCAGTGTGGAAGGCAGAGGGGCCCCTGGCACGCCAGTGACAGATGCTATGACAGGGGGGCCCCCGCATCGCTGCAG GCAGGTGAAGGACGGCTCCGTGAAGAGGGGCTACTTCCAGAAG TCTCTGGTGCTGGTGTCCCGCCTGCCCTTTGTACGGCTGTTCCAGACGCTACTGAGCCTGATCGCCCCCGAGTACTTTGACAAGCTGGCTCCCTGCCTGGAAGCAG TATGCAGTGAGATTGACCAGTGGCCAGCCCCTATGCCTGGGCAGACCCTGAGCCTGCCTGTGATGGGAGTCATCCTCCAG GTATGCATCCCATCCAGGGAGGACAAGCCTGAATGCAGCCCTCTGAAGCAGTGCAGCCACGAG cacctgctgccagccccagtgATCCTCACTAGTGTCCACGAGCTGGACCTGTTCAG GTGCTTCCAGCCTGTGCTGACGCACGTGCAGATGCTGTGGGAGCTCATGCTCCTTGGAGAGCCCCTGGTGGTCCTGGCGCCCTCGCCAGCCGCCTCCTCGGAGATGGTGCTGGCCTTGACTAG CTGCCTGCAGCCCCTCAGGTTCTGCTGTGACTACCGCCCCTACTTCACCATCCATGACAGCGAGTTCAAGGAATTCTCAACGCGCACACAGGCCCC aCCAAACGTGGTCCTGGGAGTCACGAACCCTTTCTTTATCAAAACACTCCAGCATTGGCCCCACATCCTCCGTGTCGGGGAGCCCAAGATGTCAG GGGACCTTCCTAAGCAGGTTAAGCTGAAAAAGCCTTCGAGGCTGAAGACTCTCGACACCAAACCAG GCCTCTACACCGCCTACACGGCTCACCTCCATCGGGACAAGGCGCTGCTCAAGCGGCTGCTCAAG GGCCTGCAGAAGAAGCGGCCCTGGGATGCGCAGGCTGCCCTGCTGAGGCGGCGCCTCTTGGAGCTCACACAGAGCTTCCTCCTCCCCCTG GAGCAGTACATGGCCAGCCTCATGCCCCTTCAGAAGAGCATCACACCCTGGAAG GCTCCTCCCCAGATCCGCCCCTTTTGCCGGGATGATTTCCTGCACAGCCTGGAGCACAGAGGGTCCCAGCTCACCTGCACCCTCAAGGGCGACTGGCTGGGCCTCTACAG GCGGTTTCTCCATTCCCCCCATTTTGACGGCTGGTACCGGCAGCAGCACAGAGAGATGGCCCATAAGCTGGAGGCCTTGCACCTTGAGGCCATCTGTGAGGCG CAGAACATTGAGACCTGGATGAAGGACAAATCTGAGGTGGAGGTCGTGGACCTGGTCCTGAAACTTCAGGAGAAGCTG GTGCGGGCACAGGGTCACCAGCTCCCCGTGAAGGAGGCAACACTGCAGCGGGCACGGCTGTACATCAAGATGGTCATCAGCTCCCTGCCCAAGGACCTGCAGGCCATCCTGGGCCCTCCTTAA